Below is a window of Gammaproteobacteria bacterium DNA.
GGCCGACCGGTTCGGGTAAATCCACCACGCTGGCCGCCATGATCGACTACATCAACGACACGCGGCCGGATCACGTGCTCACCGTCGAAGACCCGATTGAATTTGTCCACGAAAGCAAGAAGTGCCTGATCAACCAGCGTGAGGTGCACCGTGACACGCTCGGCTTCAACGAAGCACTGCGTTCGGCGCTGCGTGAAGATCCGGACGTCATCCTTGTTGGTGAGATGCGCGACCTCGAAACCATTCGCCTGGCACTGACCGCCGCGGAAACCGGGCACCTTGTATTCGGCACCCTGCACACCAGTTCCGCTGCCAAGACCATTGACCGTATCGTCGACGTGTTTCCGGCCGGCGAGAAAGAAATGGTGCGCTCGATGCTGTCCGAGTCGCTGCGCTCGGTAATTTCGCAGACTTTGCTGAAAAAGAACGGTGGCGGCCGGGTTGCCGCGCACGAGATCATGATTGGTACGCCTGCCATCAGGAACCTGATTCGCGAAGGCAAGATTGCACAGATGTATTCGGCCATACAGACGGGGCAGCAGTCAGGCATGCAAACGCTTGATCAGTGCCTGCAGGACGTGGTCAAGGCCGGCCTGGTTTCCCGCGAGGAAGCCCGCTACAGAGCCGTGATTAAAGAGAACTTTTAATGGGGCATCAGGAGATCTGAATGGAGCGGGACCAGGCAATAAAGCTCATGCGTGAGCT
It encodes the following:
- a CDS encoding type IV pilus twitching motility protein PilT, giving the protein MAVDISQLLAFGVKNNASDLHLSAGMPPMIRVDGDMKRINMPSLEHKEVHSMVYDIMNDKQRKDFEEFLETDFSFEIPGLARFRVNAYNHNRGAGAVFRTIPSKILSLEDLNAPKIFKEIALTARGIVLVTGPTGSGKSTTLAAMIDYINDTRPDHVLTVEDPIEFVHESKKCLINQREVHRDTLGFNEALRSALREDPDVILVGEMRDLETIRLALTAAETGHLVFGTLHTSSAAKTIDRIVDVFPAGEKEMVRSMLSESLRSVISQTLLKKNGGGRVAAHEIMIGTPAIRNLIREGKIAQMYSAIQTGQQSGMQTLDQCLQDVVKAGLVSREEARYRAVIKENF